The following are encoded together in the Xanthomonas vesicatoria ATCC 35937 genome:
- a CDS encoding CocE/NonD family hydrolase: MNKIWIRGIAAVALLVSSASAVAGAFSKTYERIPGWDGAPMGALVLVPQGQGNGPFPLIVMPASWSLPNLEYLGRATQLASDGYVVVSYTSRGFWDSAGQIDIAGPDTVEDVSAVIDWALAHTPANPNAIGASGISYGAGISLLAAERDPRIKAVAALSGWADLEASLYSNRTVSQQGVGLLVGAGALTGRAGPDLTQIGTKVAQGDFDGAVQGFLPKAASRSPVTDVAALNARGTAVLLGNAFNDGLFPPNQTIAFFNQLRGPKQLLLSQGDHATTELPGALGLPNEVYTAATRWFDRHLKQVRNGVDGEAPVRLSPRAGQWLTYPDWASVQQATTRLGLSAPAGLLSPTGGLIAGTASGWQSRIATDVPTLADSGVVLVSGLLQGIGLPVTTSIPLVTRAGAAVWVGSPAGNVRQLAGSPSLRITVVPTQPKVSLFAYLYRMDALGVAALITHAPYSLRDATPGRAVTLDWSLQAAAAEIPAGQRLVLVIDTRDARYTDASDVGGTVTFTSPVATPSVLNLPLR; the protein is encoded by the coding sequence ATGAACAAGATTTGGATCCGTGGCATCGCCGCGGTGGCGTTGCTGGTGTCCTCGGCATCGGCCGTGGCGGGCGCCTTTAGCAAGACCTACGAGCGCATTCCCGGCTGGGATGGCGCGCCAATGGGGGCGCTGGTGCTGGTGCCGCAAGGACAGGGAAACGGGCCGTTTCCGCTGATCGTGATGCCGGCCAGTTGGTCGTTGCCCAATCTGGAGTATCTGGGCCGCGCCACGCAGCTGGCTAGCGATGGCTACGTGGTCGTCAGTTACACCTCGCGCGGGTTCTGGGATTCGGCCGGGCAGATCGATATCGCCGGGCCGGACACCGTGGAAGACGTCAGTGCGGTCATCGATTGGGCGCTGGCGCATACGCCCGCCAACCCGAATGCGATCGGCGCGTCCGGCATCTCCTACGGCGCGGGCATCAGCCTGCTGGCCGCCGAGCGCGACCCGCGCATCAAGGCGGTGGCTGCGCTCAGTGGCTGGGCCGACCTGGAGGCCTCGCTGTATTCCAATCGCACCGTCAGCCAGCAAGGCGTCGGGTTGCTGGTCGGCGCGGGCGCGTTGACCGGACGCGCTGGCCCGGATCTGACGCAGATCGGTACGAAAGTGGCGCAGGGCGATTTCGATGGTGCGGTGCAGGGATTCTTGCCCAAGGCCGCCTCGCGCAGCCCGGTCACCGACGTGGCTGCACTCAACGCGCGCGGTACCGCGGTGCTGCTGGGCAATGCCTTCAACGACGGGTTGTTCCCGCCGAATCAGACCATTGCCTTCTTCAATCAGCTGCGCGGGCCCAAGCAACTGTTGCTGAGTCAGGGCGATCACGCCACCACGGAACTGCCCGGCGCCCTGGGCCTGCCCAACGAGGTCTACACCGCAGCCACGCGTTGGTTCGACCGTCATCTCAAACAAGTGCGCAACGGCGTGGATGGCGAAGCGCCGGTGCGGCTGTCGCCGCGTGCCGGGCAATGGCTGACGTATCCGGATTGGGCATCGGTGCAGCAAGCCACCACGCGCCTGGGTCTGTCTGCGCCGGCAGGGCTGCTCAGCCCCACCGGCGGGCTGATCGCCGGTACTGCCAGCGGCTGGCAGTCGCGCATTGCCACCGATGTGCCCACGCTGGCCGACTCGGGCGTGGTGCTGGTCAGCGGCTTGTTGCAGGGCATCGGCTTGCCGGTGACCACGTCGATTCCGCTGGTTACACGCGCTGGCGCGGCGGTGTGGGTCGGGTCGCCGGCTGGCAACGTGCGTCAGCTGGCGGGCAGCCCGTCGTTACGCATCACGGTGGTGCCCACGCAGCCGAAGGTGAGCCTGTTTGCGTATCTGTACCGCATGGATGCGCTGGGCGTTGCCGCGTTGATCACGCATGCACCGTACTCGCTGCGCGATGCGACGCCCGGCCGCGCGGTGACCCTGGATTGGTCGCTGCAGGCCGCCGCCGCCGAAATCCCCGCAGGGCAGCGATTGGTGCTGGTCATCGATACCCGCGATGCGCGTTACACCGACGCAAGCGATGTGGGCGGCACGGTGACGTTTACCTCGCCGGTGGCAACGCCATCGGTATTGAACCTACCGCTGCGGTAA